The nucleotide window TTCCAAAATTTACTTCagtaaataaatttagTTATCCTTAATCGGTAAGGGTACATTACCGATAGATGATAAGATACTAGTAATTATTGCCATTAGCATGGTAACTACACACCATACCCCAGGGCAAAATATAACCATTAAAGCCCCAATCCAAACCCACACAACTGCAACAAGTGGTTTCATGTTAATATACTTGTTTGTCGAACCCAATCGTATATTACCTTCGTTAACCAAGAAACTGTCTTCAACAGTCCATAGAATAATACATAACAGTAACATTCTCAAAGCTGGTTGAAACCGAGCAGGGATGGTCATACGTTCCAACTTCATCCTTATTTTGTTGCAACTGTAGGTAAGGGAGatataaattaaatgagTATGCAACCAACCAgtttatattttatatgtAGCTTTCATTTTAGAATGTCCGTGCCCCTGCTAAATGTTTTCAGGATCTATCGAAAAGTGAAAGAACCCAAATCAAAACCAATTACAGTGACAAGGCTCCAATCAACAGTTGAAGTTAAATTCTAAAAATCAATGTGGCTGAGAAATTTAGCATtatcattcttttcaattaacCCTGAATCCATCAATTTATCGCAGAAAAGGTGGAATATTTCATGCCCCCTCGATACTCCCCTAACATGTGGAAATGAAACAAGCATAGCAGACCAATGTTGCTTTGAATACCCGGGAGGTATATTCTTACAGTCtcaattttggaattatCTGCCGAGGAGGGCTGGTATGAATCAAACCGAGCTTGAGGATGAATTAGGCCCTCTGGAATCATTTACCATTCATGGATTATGGCCCGATGATTGTCATGGTAGTTATGAACAATTCTGtgattcttcattgtttattgatgatgtttattatttattgaaacaGTTTGGTGATGAAGGCGTTGAATTACTTGAGAAACTAGAAACTTATTGGAAAAGTAACAATGGGAACCATGAGTCGCTTTGGATTCATGAGTTCAATAAGCATGGTTCATGTATAAGAAACATAAGGCCCGAATGTTACGAGAGATGGGACAGTGGTAAGAAGgaaaccaaaaaatattactCGAGATTAGCTGTTTTCGATTACTTTAATATTACGTTTACCTTATTTGATAAGTTGAatacttttgaaatattggCTAGCAAAAATATTACACCTAGCATAGAAAGACAATACTCTAAGAAAGAGATCGAAGAAGCGTTAAAGACTGCATTCGGTGACCGGGAAgtttttattaattgtgATAATAGGAATgcattgaatgaaatttggtATTACCATTTATTAAACGGTACAATATTGAATGAAGATTTCGTTCCCATTGACTCTACTAGAAATATCAGATTCTCCAGATGTAAAGATGAGGGAATAAACTATTATCCTAAGGGATATATTCCCTCAAAAGGTGGAAAGCCACCTTCCAAATCTAAAACCCGTGGAATAATAAGACCTGAAATCATTAGTGAGGATAATGATCTGAATGAAAAGGGTTTCTTGATTAGAGACGGAAAGTGGATGATAAAGGGCACACCGGCAAATTTCGAGTTAATAGAAGCCacatttggaaattataTGCTGAAGTCACGTAATGGATATTGTGCTGTTGACTCTAATAGTGAATTAAGATGTGTTTACAAGGACAAAAAATATGCAAGTCAGTTCGATCTTCAATACAATGAATCAGAGAAATCCACATACGTTGGATATTCTGGACAATTCGAATGGGGGACATCAACAAAACCGTCAGGCCGTACTAGAAAACCTGTGTTTATGTGGAAGGGCAATAGTGATGGATCATTAAATGTAAAGATAAATCTTAAATTTGTTGAGCTATGATATCAGAAATAGTGTTATTTAAAAAGATATATAGTCTATACTACAAACTGAAAAAATGCCAATTGggttttaaataattcaaatttattatattattcttCATGGTAATTTTGCCAACAGAGCTTCAGTGCTTTCCTCTCTAGGATTATCTATTCTTATATTGTCGTTACGCGGATAATATGAGTCCAAGAAAGGTCGGGTACGTGGAAAGGTATTTGATGATGTTCTATAAGAGCCACCTGTTGGTCTATTCATCCATGATGGTTGGCGATTTATTCCGTTTACATCATATGTTGATCTGCTATTGGGTTTAGAAGAGAACAACGATTGAGAATATCTCTGAGAATCTGCAGGTTCTGTTGCCCAACTTCctggaatattatttttacgAATTGGGGATATGCTGGGAGAGGCAGTCATGGAATACGTATTTTTTCTTAAGTCATTTGTTATCATCTCCAATCGATTCAGtctattttccaatttaccATTTGAAGCTTCCAATTTAAAGTTTTCAGCCCTTTGTGCTTCCATATCTAATTTTAAGTTAtagtttttatttttctccACACTAAGGTTTTCAGTCAAGTATTTAATTTGATCTTGTTGTTCTAAGAGaattctcttcatcttatcaatttcattcatcatcaatttaAAATCAAAGGAGTTGGGTCCCATGGCTGGTTTTGGATCTGATTTTGGTCTGACAGGTCCTGCCTCCACATAGGTTGCTGTAGAAGATAGTCTTGAAGATGGATTGAATCTTGATTGACGTTCATAATCCCTATCATAGCTAGGTTTGTTTCTAATTGCAGACGGATATTCCTGCTCTGGAACATCCAAACCCCTGTTCTTACTATTATTACGCACGCTCTTAGGAACCTCGAGTATATCATTGTCAATTCTCTTCATATAGCCATCACATTCATTTTTCAGTCTTTCTAGTGTATCATCTCTTTCTGTATTATCATGCAATGACCCGtataaatattctttatttgaCATTGTTTCGCAAAATTGGAAGGAGAGGGGATGAGGGTCTTATAAGGATGGTAAGATGTGATTATTGAAAGGTGATACTGGATGATTATTTCTCTTGTTTAACTCTAAAATCTTCTAtcttgtttgttttttccatttgtaAACACAAAGATTCGCGTTTTGGCGTCAGTTTTAGGGTTTAGGGTTTTAAATTACATTTTACAAACAAGCCctatatttaattaattagGGCTTAAAATAGCAATCCGGGTAACGATTACGTAATCGTTCCGTGCATTTTTTTGCCGCGTTTCTTTTTGTTCTGAGAAATAAGGATACGAATACATATTTATAGAAGTTTCTAATCATAAGTGGAAGAATGAATAGAATATTGACAAATTAGACAGTGAAATTCCATTCCATTGCAACAAAAGGAGGCATAACTGCATCAACCGATTTTAATCTCTTATTTTGTCGAGGGAGTTTGGGTGTTATATTCGTTACTTAGCCATACTCCGACTCTATTTAAGAACCCATTGCATTGCGTAGATCAAGCTTGGCAAAAGGGTATCTTCCACCATAAACTTTAACTAATATCGTGTCTTATTTGTGGCCTGCCGGGAATTGATGGACACATATGTTAACAATAAAAAGGTACCAAAAAGTGTCACAACACCAAAGGAACAAATCTCGAATTTCAGTAATATGAACCAGTCTGAGACAAGTACAGCGAGCTCAGCCGCCATGAAACCGTCCAATGTTCTGTATAGGGGTAATCAACATAgtgatgatattgatttaaatTCTGACGAGGGAAATGGAGCTCTAGGTATGAAAGCCATTTCTGTACAACAGGCGTTGACGATGTATAAGAACCAAACACataatcattatttgatctTTGATCTGTCATGCAATGAGATGAAATTCCCCAAtatatcatcaaattttaaaCCAATAAGTGAACGTATTGCACATAGTTCGTTGTTGGAAGCTGAGAATGTGGATTCAGTTCATTTGACCTTCCCTAGTACGTTATTGAGAAGACAAACTTTTGATTTCGAGAGATTGTTAGAAACGATATTCTCAATGgataagaaattggaaatattgaaattaattgaagaa belongs to Naumovozyma castellii chromosome 3, complete genome and includes:
- the RNY1 gene encoding ribonuclease T2 (ancestral locus Anc_8.621), whose protein sequence is MWLRNLALSFFSINPESINLSQKRWNISCPLDTPLTCGNETSIADQCCFEYPGGIFLQSQFWNYLPRRAGMNQTELEDELGPLESFTIHGLWPDDCHGSYEQFCDSSLFIDDVYYLLKQFGDEGVELLEKLETYWKSNNGNHESLWIHEFNKHGSCIRNIRPECYERWDSGKKETKKYYSRLAVFDYFNITFTLFDKLNTFEILASKNITPSIERQYSKKEIEEALKTAFGDREVFINCDNRNALNEIWYYHLLNGTILNEDFVPIDSTRNIRFSRCKDEGINYYPKGYIPSKGGKPPSKSKTRGIIRPEIISEDNDLNEKGFLIRDGKWMIKGTPANFELIEATFGNYMLKSRNGYCAVDSNSELRCVYKDKKYASQFDLQYNESEKSTYVGYSGQFEWGTSTKPSGRTRKPVFMWKGNSDGSLNVKINLKFVEL
- the NCAS0C01410 gene encoding uncharacterized protein (ancestral locus Anc_8.622) — its product is MSNKEYLYGSLHDNTERDDTLERLKNECDGYMKRIDNDILEVPKSVRNNSKNRGLDVPEQEYPSAIRNKPSYDRDYERQSRFNPSSRLSSTATYVEAGPVRPKSDPKPAMGPNSFDFKLMMNEIDKMKRILLEQQDQIKYLTENLSVEKNKNYNLKLDMEAQRAENFKLEASNGKLENRLNRLEMITNDLRKNTYSMTASPSISPIRKNNIPGSWATEPADSQRYSQSLFSSKPNSRSTYDVNGINRQPSWMNRPTGGSYRTSSNTFPRTRPFLDSYYPRNDNIRIDNPREESTEALLAKLP